The following DNA comes from Metopolophium dirhodum isolate CAU chromosome 8, ASM1992520v1, whole genome shotgun sequence.
tttaagatatcttctgactgcaaatctattatttccatttgaagctcaacatcaacatcttcataatcaatattaaatggattggcgagtagttgaaaaacgcaacgttttactttactgaacagaatagaaaattaatattataatccaaatacactcgtcgtatctactctaggtatcttatcggtaactgtcaaggtatatctatcattataaaatatgactgatagaaacgttcaattatatattttatacaatatgatttttttgatataatattcgattaaatgtcgttgtcgtagaatttaaagcgggccgccggttgccgaccactggtaTAGTATGTACTGAAATaattcagatttgtttgtttaattaatatagtattaaaacaattttgttaatttaacacaagaaatcgataatatttttaatattttttaaaaaaattaacttaaattataaacttgctgtatattttattatgattgcttcacagtaattcaagaaagataatgtgtttattggtgcaaatgtatgttttcttgccaattataaaaatattgagtgctgagtgggtataatattacgtataaataataatgtttattttagtaacagtaaaaaactgtatgagggatacattttcaattcagaattaaattaaaagtgtaaaattaaatgttatacccaaaatacgtattataagatgtaacaactaatagttattaggttaagttgcgttcggttgtatacgacttagcaattattatattaatttataactttttatttttaagttagtattgctaacctgtggttataatttataagcggtagttatgtttttagatattttaaattaagatttttgtatttgtattttagaaacactggtatttaatttttaaataacctaggaatatttaaaacataatattattatattattcatattattataatacaatatttaaatataatatattatgaacctactgccctactatttctagacgtttacatggcaatagtaaaattctattaaacctattaggtacgtaaacaacatttattaatatgacaaatatttaaaatttcaaaaaagggggaccctcatgttaatacccctcactttgttttttgaatAGCGCtaggagtttttgtgcacaaacgtcgggacctggtgcacatttctgcacaaacgatgcacaaacgtttggcaccttaaaaatttcaatatttcaaaaagagggtgtctcgtttcaatgcccccccccactttgttttttggatagcgctgggagtttttgtgcacaaacgtcgggacctggtgcacatttttgcacaaacgatgcacaaacgtttggcacattcaaaaatccaaatattcaatgtgggggagctaccgtttcaatgccccccccattttgttttagggatagagctttcagtttttgtgcacaaacgattgtactttgtgcacatttctgcacaaacgatgcacaaacgtttggcgtggtcagaagttcaaatttcgaaagtggggggggccattgaaatggacctaacAAATCCCTGTGTGAACCcctttataatatgcaaaattttaaaattggctACTAGATGCACATCCCCTAGGTACAGAATTACCTTCAATGTACCAAATTTCAGAACTACAATAGTGCGATAAACTTGGCTGTGGTTTACTTACATATACGCACACGGAACATACAAACAttgtattttactaatatagatGTTGTTTTTTCATTGACATATTAAATTCGAGTAGACATGGTTCGAAAATCCAATGGGCTTAATAGCAAGTACTTCGATTAGCCAGCAGCAGCAAATTTTagaatagcagttgaaaaatattaaaaatacataagcacaattttttttataagcatttaaagttcgaattttggcaaagtttatcaaatttaaaatgtaataattattttgtagttaaaaatttataaaatgttcaactattatagctaaggattgaaaatttaaggttccacgtaaataggttatatataaacaggggcgtatttagatatttttttaggggGGCTGTGGTATTTTCTCCAACTGAAATTCCCCAATTCAGCCTATATTAAAAACAAGAGTTAGAAAATtagtacacaattttaatttttgttatgatttttatgttttcaaaaaattaataatgaaataatatataatatcataataataatataacaaatcatattaaatttaaatttctctCTTTGCCACTGTTGGCAAATTTGTCTAATAAAATGTCATCTGGTATATCAATGGCTCTATGGTAATAGCTAAAAGTGCAAGTCCCACTAGTCTGGATTCTGAAGTTGTATTTCTTAAATACGTTTTGAGTCTCCTCAACGTCGAAAAGCTGCGTTCAGCTGTAGCGGTGGATACTGGtattatagtaagtatttttagtaattaatacatttttgggtACATTAAATTATCACAGACATTCTAAGCCTCTATAGCAGTTGTGGGTCTTAAGTTGTCTTCAATATTCTTCCACTTAGCTAACCAAATTTCGTACTCTGCTTCTATAACGTTATTTAGCCCCGGTAAATCAGTTTCATAAAATTCAacagctttttttttaaataagaatatggtttttcaactgcaatacttggtaatacatattgtaatgaAGTTATAGTTTCATTGTgaggtataaatatgtttttagctCATACGTGCTCGTATAATTATTCTACGGTGATTGAGACTCGACAACGCGTATATATCAGTAAATCAattctagataaaataaatcaaaattacgaTAATGCAGCAGTACCGCACGTCAAAATTAAGCACTATGTACCGAACTCAAAGGTATAATCGTTACtaataattctttataaaattatattgaacttataCGATTTACATTTGATAGGACATAATAAGCAGACTTAATAAACAATTCCTggatttcggggggggggggggggggggttaggttaggttttgcTTAACTACTAATTATACATTACCTGCAGTATATgcctgtatatattttactatattatattatgttatttttttgatgacattttaaattcaattagaCGACCTCTGAAGAATCAATTTACTCGATACCACTATAAGGATTTTGATTGGTCGACAGCAGCAGCGATTGTTCACATTGCTCGATAGCAATAATTTGGATGTAATAGATTTAACGTCAGAAGATGATGAATAATATTCAGAATAACCCGCTAAAACTTTCAAATGTaggtgtgtgtatattattatattatgtaggtatcttaattattaacaacaaaTTCTCCATCGTCAATATTatcaatgtatattaattagaatgattagatatttcaatattcatGGGTGTAATAGCATGCGtattgtgtacactgtacagtgtacctattttattcgTATCTCAATACACAAGTGATGAGCTTACGTGTGTATGCTAGGACATAAGTGCAATAACCGACTTGAGAATATTTATCTACCTAGCATCCTGTAGAGCGcaatttgtttagttatttagtatttacatattaccTTTGTTAGGGTTAGCCATTTCCACCACACTCAGCATAAATAGATGCCGCCGACACAGTTGGCGAGAGCGGtagaatttataagttataaattataaccatcgaatacttataaatatctaatataatattattttatgttcactTAACGGATGTACCTACTATACGGTACCCAGTAACGTGCtcagaaattttaaatatgggGGTTGGGGTATAAACGTAATCAACAAAAATTTTACTGTAAGATGCTACTAGCATAACATATTATCGAGGGTGCCGGCTGATCCCGTGGCGGGATATATTCCTATCATCTCCTACCTATAttctgctatataatattatatattcctatCATCTCCCACCTATAttctgctatataatatatagacttaTATCTAGATACCAATATTATacggtaaaaataaatagtttttatttatttttcattattttaataaaattaaaacggcCTTTAAGaacattattacctacttaaaaacttgagtcattttttcaattttatttataataattacggtTGATTTTCTttgagcataatatattttgtgcgtatatatcaaacatatattattgcgaataaagCCATAACggtattatacacaatacatgtATACTACCTACTATAACCGAGTTCAcattaattgatatttgataatttaatatttataaagtataatgatGTATTGCAGTCGATATTATGATTGATGGATTTTTATACTGAAGTCATTTACAAAATCGAATGATTCTTTCTAcagaaaatgaataaaaaaaaagcaaataatcaaaaacatagCTTAAAGTTTAAGTAAaacgttatttatatttatttttctaataccTAACGTAATGAAGTATTATCCTGTTtacgtatacaatttacaaaataatttacatttttacaaatattcttttaaattatgtaggtacataataaaaaaactattattattattattatttgtatatgttcctatatgtaaaatgtatattaatatattattattttattgtttatttaatatagtataggtactacctataataggttGAACTTTGTCAATGACAAatcgcatatattatgtattttatagtaattatcataatattactagctgcctgttattaacttataagttaaccTATCGGGGCTAGTACCTACCATAAAACGGTGTGAATGGGTTCGTGGTACCAATaactataaataggtaaaatttaatcaaaatattttgaaaaattaattgtcTATAGGTATAGAAATGAATAATTCAAGTTATTATGGAATGTATAAAATgtctacaattaatattttttgaataataacaaaataacaatcaCTGAACACTGGCGCAgagaagtatttaaatacttcgGTCAAAATATTTCTAGGAATATCCATGGTCCACACGCCCACCCATTCGGCAATAAAATTTCAtcgaatttttatattaccaataaatttctttaaaatttcaaaatgtttaagcTATTAATAGGCataagaaattttcattttgtgttaatttttattaaattaatgctGAAAAAAGATAGTTTATTTGGTAaaaagacattaaaatgtaattcaaggttactcataagttgttattaatgtaattttaaaaaaaaatggaacgtaAATTCACAACAGTTTCTTATAAACGCCTGAAGttggaattttgacaaaattagtcaaaatcgagaaaattgcaaattaataattcataacaagTCCAGGAACGAACCGAAGAAGggtcaagggggggggggggggtgttacaCCCCCCTACTCGGCAATATTAGATTTTCAGTTGGCaaaatggaatttattttcacctgaattaaaccaatttttttaagacgaggaaaggaaaattaaataaattgtttaaatattactgaataataaatttttaatattgttaatattgtcaTAACTCAATATTTTCGTAATGGGTTATGGAGTGGATTCGCATAAGTATATTGATTGATCATagatttttaaaagctaattagtgtaacaattatcttattattagtatttaattacaactgtattatacttactagttactaggTTACGGTCCATTGGGTGCCCAtctttatccccaaaatatatttttttaacgcatccaatagttttcaaaaaaaaaaaattatttaagtaagtaggtgggttaggttaggttgccaacaatttttttttgagcattttatattaccgatttaactatttaagtatataaaaaggtagttatataagaaaaaattatttagcttttGTACCTAAATgaggtatttcagttaaaagtattaatgcatagtATACTAAGCTTTAGACTTtcagaggaccatagttaataatacctagcgaaccaaaattgatcatttgactgtcaaaatgttcagaaaaaaagctttaccggaatccatcaaaaaatatagtggttaccatttgaaaaaataaagtcgattttattattggtacaacgGCGTgttgaaaaattttgaaaattttataaataattgcctattaaaaataaagaaacatgtGCCTTTTTTTTGTTCTAACGAAATTCCCTATCATTGAtccataataattgttacactctgtatattttttgtttagtaaaaaaataagttaggtatttttaagtttcaacttAAAATTTAGTTCAAACTAATAATTGAAACATAAGGtagtaaagaaattataaatttatagcatgtaactaaaaataacttaatttccAGATAccacctaggtaggtatatatatataatgtgtataaactTATGGCCCACCTGGGTAGtattgattacaatttacaagttaaaattttctaataaaatagaataatattgaatattgtaaacttatgataatcaaaattatttttattttttttcatttcaatttttaatcatacaatattatgataactgaTAGTCGATAAATAATGATTGTTGAAGTATtcaaaggacataaaataaaaacagcatatatatttttagtaataaaaaaatataataaattataagagaAAAGGTAATacgtaatttaacaaaaaaagtaaCATTTAAGGTAcacatgtatattaattatataattatcttctctaaaaataaaacaataaaaatgtatatagtaaaaatatgtatacataaaatcatTCATATCATACTAAAATTTTATAACAGAATATAAGTAGGGAACATAAAGCAGTGTAAAGCGATTATTACATGAAATaaaaagattattataataattatacatgtataccatttttaaatatgtttcaatttttgtaacacgtgtataatgtatatatcacAATAAATCGAACACACCTGTTTGGCTGTCAATAATAATTCTGAACAATACATAGTTATCGTACAGGTTAATGTATTCtcgtgcataatattttacttaataagaCACAAGACTATCAAGTGCTTTATCAGGATCGTTATTGCACTTCACTAGCGCACTGCATATATTTTCTTCTCGAAATCCAAAATCAATAAgcctatcaacatttttaagaaaagtAATTGCATGATcagcattaaaattattaaccacCAGTGCTTGTTCTACACGATCAGCAGTATAACCGCTAGTTTCCTCAATGGaatgtatttgaattaaaaactcTATGACcttgaaattataatagatagttAGAATTATGTTAGATGATTAGATAACTATGTTACATACCTTTGATTCGTCTTTACCAAATAGTTTACACGCTCGTGCAGCACGCGATAAAGAAAAGCCCATTTGATGCATTTGATCAGCAAGACATTGGCTAGTTGGAGAAAGTGATCTGTATGGATTAGGAAATGAACATGTAGGTGATTTAGACCCATTTGTTGTAATGTGTGATTGAGATTTTTGTGGATCATTCTGAAAGAAAGGTTAgtttgtttacaataataattgtttcagGTTTATAACACTTACTGGTGATTCATCATTAAACTTTGAAGTATTTAAATCAGCCtccaattgtaataaaatatttggcaTAGTAACGGGTGGCAAATctgctttattatttttatcatcaaaaacatttgaattggACATGCGGATAGAACTAATAGTCTGGTTTGTTTTAGTATTAGGACTATGTAAAAATTCATTGCTACTAAAATGTTCtggaaaattattgtaaataggtTTTGGATAATATTGAGACACATTTATATCAGAtggttgaacatttttaatattggtattattgTAGATTGATGTTGGTTTTAAGACAGAAGCTAATTCTTCTAAatcattaatagtttttaattccaTGTTGTCAAATGGACTGGATGTATCGGACTCAAAatctgatatatttatattttttgtgagcATGGTGTCATATGAAgacattttaaagttcatttgTTGAGCAGGTATTGGTTGTAAAACTTGAGTATTTTGTGGTTGTGTTGGATTTAATAGCGTCAACTTatctaaatctaaataatctTGTGTTTTGAACTCAGCAGCCTGTGAATGGCGTTTAGTTTGAGCTTCTTCTCTTATTTTGCTCCATATTGCCATTTTCTcaagtacatttttttccaaattaaaatcATACTAATACAAAAATAGTCACAAATCAGAAAATTAACGCATAATTTAATCTACACTTATctagaatattgtaattttattacctGGATTTTTAATGCATTAGATGTAGGTTTATGTTGTAGTACACCAGGTAATGCTATCTTTTTGGGAGGcttgtatttttcaataattttaactggAATGTCATCAATGTATGAAAAccctatagataataataaaaaataattaataaaaaatatatatatatattatacatagtagcACTTCTTTGCTACAATAAAAATGGAATACATTTAGTagtaattattgatatatatataatagaatataccaTTTTTATCACTTTCTTGTCCACTGCTTTCACCATATGACATATTAAGCACAAATGCTTACACAATATTTAAGTCATGTGAATTCatagaattaattaatatactctaTGAGATGATGATTccaatttcatattttgttgcctataataaaaaaaatgttaattaagaatttaaagaattaaaataattcataaaaaaattagtaaagaaaataatatgttttatatatattatattgtatactctaTTTAAGTTAAAACCCGTACTCGACAACAATCGGTTTTCATTGGGCTGCAATTAAATAATACCCATTTGTCACCTCTGCCAAATTGATCATCTGTATGTCTGCAGTGTGGTGAAAATCATAAATCAGCGCACAATTTAGCCGCCAAGTACGCTGTGTTCATAACttgaatagagtataatattatgtggatatgtgaagaaaaaaataatagcagTTTTTTGATAAtctactataaagtataataaaatatgtttggaaattgtattttactattgCTCATGGAAAATTAACTAAAACTGATGATAAAGTGTATGTAGACCTCCAAATTCTgatgtgtaataaaaaattatacttgaaTGTAGGACGGAAGGCAAGAGAACTAAGAACACCTTATGGCTGTTAAGATTTTAAGCTAAAAACAAGCAAATATCTTTCGGGCaatgttgaattaattaatgatattcattattactaaagacaaatatttttgttatatgtGGTCCAAATTGAATGATTGCTAGAGCCAATTTTTCACATCAGTCTGTagctattgtaaaatatattggaaaatagacaaaacaaaatataaatattagagtgTGAAGTATATCTAATTAAACATTTcagtatttatttatgcatttaGTCAATcttcaataaacattttataattataataaattttaagtttctacaacatattttaattaatattgtatattatttagtaggtatgcaGTATGCCCCTAGTTTAGTAGGTCTcaccatttaaatatatatatttttagtgataccatttaaatatatatatttttagtgataactattaattttattatttgagtttTTGACTATTAATTAACTTTACAAGTTCTTTAGAGTATGGTaaactgatataatatgttcttttCTGGTTTCAAACTCATATGTGcatagtaaaaatatgattacatacaaataaattaataggttagTGAGGTTACTGTACTATAATTTTCATGTACTTTTAATgatatttccaaaaataaagtttaatttttcataaactttaattttttgtttcgtttaagttttaatataatctaACATAATAACTGtgtcttattttatttcatttatacaaAAGGTGACCATatcatagtaaaataaaattgatctGCAAGAAGCCAAGaatattttagtgttttacTATATTGTCATGAATATCAAAATCTATTAAGTGGTATCTAAAAGTGTCGTCTTAAGATTCTACATACacattatttgttaaaatttgagaGAAAATCAGTATTAAGAAATCAatgacataaaatatgtaatatacaaaattataaaggCAAATACATAAGTAGCTAAATATTCGGTATTCCAAATATAACCTTTTGATATTATCATAACtgaatggtaaaaaataattaactatttaaaataaaatagtaatatgacATATTGACATTTAAGAATTGAACAGGCAATAGAAAAACAATGAGTCCTTGAGacttattatcataatatgcaataagcatCATGCATCATTAGTTCAAGTACAATAATCTCATAGAGCATagacaataattgttaaaaacacatatttatGCATGTGTCTGAGCCATTACAAATACTTACTTATTTGTTTGtagctatataatttaaaataatttttacaccttaaaattaagaaaactttttaatctgataaaatatgatttgataGCAAGGCATTTcagaaattaatgaaaattaaatttaaaaagtaattaattgcTTCAGTGcagattaaattgtataattgcaACAAATACTTTAGCACATTATAAAAGATTTTTGGattaaaaaattttgtataatataaatgcaaaaaaactgtatatatatatagtataatataatattattatttttattatgcaatattgaaggtaatattttgataacaaatttaacattatactaTCATGGAACCAAGGAGTTACTAAAAATACCACGGTATACATAAATACTTAGGCCTACCAGGTATACAACTGGCTCACCTGCAACCGCAGAACAAATGGTTTGAGATATGGATATATCCGTGGTTTGAAGATATTTAATGACCGGTATGATAAGAAAATAATTGATACGACGCAAGATGTTATTTTTAACTGCTATCCCGCCTATCTACGACTCCTATACTGTCAGCAGGACGATGACTGTACTCACCCGCTGCTCATAACTCTGGCACTGTGGCATACCTCCTACTTAATTACATACTTCAATACTACCTACAATAAAATTAGTCATTTGAATATTAGATACtagatatactatatagtaatattataacaggcagtcgattacaattatatacttgttgttttattacttttattgtcATTTAGAGCACAGTCAATTTAATTGTCATCAGGCTGACAGTTTACTTTTTGtacccaatataatatactatttgtttt
Coding sequences within:
- the LOC132950172 gene encoding ubiquitin-associated protein 1-like, with the protein product MSYGESSGQESDKNGFSYIDDIPVKIIEKYKPPKKIALPGVLQHKPTSNALKIQYDFNLEKNVLEKMAIWSKIREEAQTKRHSQAAEFKTQDYLDLDKLTLLNPTQPQNTQVLQPIPAQQMNFKMSSYDTMLTKNINISDFESDTSSPFDNMELKTINDLEELASVLKPTSIYNNTNIKNVQPSDINVSQYYPKPIYNNFPEHFSSNEFLHSPNTKTNQTISSIRMSNSNVFDDKNNKADLPPVTMPNILLQLEADLNTSKFNDESPNDPQKSQSHITTNGSKSPTCSFPNPYRSLSPTSQCLADQMHQMGFSLSRAARACKLFGKDESKVIEFLIQIHSIEETSGYTADRVEQALVVNNFNADHAITFLKNVDRLIDFGFREENICSALVKCNNDPDKALDSLVSY